In the Chitinophagales bacterium genome, one interval contains:
- a CDS encoding NAD(P)/FAD-dependent oxidoreductase, with product MSKKTLLVIGAGAAGFFCAVNAARLNPVLKVMLVEKAGQVLRKVKISGGSRCNVTHACFDRQEMANCYPRGGRFLRKAFHRFFTTDTIDWFQSRGVPLKTEADGRMFPEANTSQAIIDCLLQEMHRYNIELHLHFAVVKIEPLEQGFHVYQSSGNRQFADFVMIACGGFSQAAHFEWLSNLKLKLEDPVPALFTLNFSGHALNKLMGITATNASIKIAGCKKNSSGPILITHWGLSGPAVLRLSSFFARELADAGYRLKLIVNWSATYNAQSLAEKIREQRFIAPAKKVSNGNFTGMAARLWEFLLHESGIDDNCRWADVSTVMMNRLAVNCTAYEMTANGKTTFKEEFVSAGGIALEEIDVNSMMSRRYKGLYFGGEIMDVDGITGGYNFQHAWTSGFIAAAHIAANG from the coding sequence ATGTCTAAAAAAACCTTGTTGGTCATTGGTGCCGGTGCAGCCGGTTTCTTTTGTGCTGTGAATGCAGCACGGCTGAATCCTGTGCTCAAGGTCATGCTGGTAGAGAAGGCTGGGCAGGTGCTGCGTAAGGTGAAGATAAGCGGTGGTAGCAGGTGCAATGTAACGCATGCCTGTTTCGACCGGCAGGAAATGGCAAATTGTTATCCGAGAGGCGGGCGTTTCCTGAGAAAGGCTTTTCACAGGTTTTTTACAACTGATACCATTGACTGGTTTCAAAGCCGGGGTGTTCCGCTGAAAACGGAAGCTGATGGAAGAATGTTTCCGGAAGCGAATACCTCGCAAGCGATAATTGATTGCCTGTTGCAGGAAATGCACCGGTATAATATAGAACTTCATCTGCATTTTGCGGTGGTAAAAATTGAACCGCTTGAACAAGGATTTCATGTGTATCAAAGCTCGGGCAACCGGCAGTTTGCTGATTTTGTAATGATAGCGTGCGGCGGTTTTTCGCAGGCAGCGCATTTTGAATGGCTCAGCAACCTGAAACTCAAACTGGAAGACCCGGTACCCGCGCTATTTACCTTAAATTTTTCAGGACATGCTTTAAATAAACTCATGGGTATCACGGCGACCAATGCCAGCATTAAAATTGCTGGCTGCAAAAAAAATTCATCGGGTCCCATTCTTATTACACACTGGGGGTTAAGTGGTCCGGCTGTTTTGAGGTTGTCTTCTTTCTTTGCCAGGGAACTGGCAGATGCCGGTTACCGGCTTAAGCTCATTGTGAACTGGTCTGCAACCTATAACGCACAAAGCCTGGCTGAAAAAATAAGGGAGCAACGGTTCATTGCCCCCGCCAAAAAAGTCAGCAATGGAAACTTTACCGGCATGGCCGCAAGGTTATGGGAATTCCTGCTGCATGAATCAGGCATTGATGACAACTGCCGCTGGGCGGATGTGTCAACCGTAATGATGAACCGGCTTGCCGTAAATTGCACGGCCTATGAGATGACAGCCAATGGCAAAACCACTTTTAAGGAAGAGTTTGTAAGTGCAGGCGGCATTGCACTGGAGGAGATAGATGTAAACTCAATGATGAGCAGGCGATACAAAGGGCTGTATTTCGGAGGAGAGATTATGGATGTGGATGGTATTACAGGCGGATATAATTTTCAGCATGCATGGACTTCAGGATTCATAGCTGCAGCACATATTGCGGCCAACGGCTAA